One part of the bacterium genome encodes these proteins:
- a CDS encoding zinc ribbon domain-containing protein — protein sequence MPIYEYKCSACEKEFELQRKFSDPPLSECPECGKGPVAKLLSRSSFALKGSGWYKSGYAGKKSGDDAKPKGGCGAAGSKSSCSGCPGAE from the coding sequence ATGCCGATTTACGAATACAAGTGCTCCGCCTGCGAAAAAGAATTTGAACTCCAGAGGAAATTCAGCGATCCGCCCCTTTCCGAATGCCCCGAGTGCGGCAAGGGTCCGGTAGCCAAGCTTCTCTCCAGAAGTTCCTTCGCGCTCAAGGGATCGGGTTGGTACAAAAGCGGTTACGCCGGCAAAAAATCCGGCGACGACGCCAAACCCAAGGGGGGCTGCGGGGCAGCCGGTTCAAAGTCCTCCTGCTCCGGGTGCCCCGGCGCGGAGTAG
- a CDS encoding 4-hydroxy-tetrahydrodipicolinate synthase: MFRGAITALVTPFRNGKIDEEAFRSHIDWQIAQGIHGIVPCGTTGESATLSHEEHRRVVEIAVEEAKGRVPVIAGTGSNNTSEAVALTLHAKKAGASAALMITPYYNKPSPEGMYLHYKKVAEESAFPIIVYNVPGRTAVNLAPETVARISKVPGIVGIKEATGNLEQVSRIIELCGESFDVFSGDDATNLPLLALGGCGVISVVSNLAPRDMSAMCEAFFAGDIKKARELHYKMAPLARDLFVEVNPVPVKAALGMMGRIEDTVRLPLCQLREESFKKLRKTVEAYGLAGGAK; this comes from the coding sequence ATGTTTCGCGGCGCAATAACGGCTCTCGTTACCCCCTTTCGGAACGGGAAGATCGACGAGGAGGCTTTTCGCAGCCACATAGACTGGCAGATAGCCCAGGGCATCCACGGCATCGTCCCCTGCGGGACCACCGGGGAATCCGCCACCCTCAGCCACGAGGAGCACCGGCGGGTGGTGGAGATAGCGGTGGAGGAGGCGAAAGGGAGGGTGCCCGTAATCGCGGGAACCGGCTCCAACAACACCTCCGAGGCGGTCGCCCTCACCCTTCACGCGAAGAAGGCCGGGGCCAGCGCCGCCCTGATGATAACCCCCTACTACAACAAGCCCTCTCCCGAGGGGATGTACCTCCACTACAAAAAGGTGGCGGAAGAATCCGCCTTCCCCATAATCGTCTACAACGTGCCGGGCCGCACGGCGGTGAACCTCGCTCCCGAGACTGTGGCCCGCATCTCCAAGGTTCCCGGAATCGTGGGGATAAAGGAAGCCACGGGAAACCTTGAGCAGGTGAGCCGGATTATCGAGCTTTGCGGCGAGTCCTTCGACGTATTTTCCGGCGACGACGCGACCAATCTTCCCCTTCTCGCCCTTGGCGGCTGCGGCGTAATCTCCGTTGTCTCGAACCTGGCGCCGAGGGACATGTCCGCTATGTGCGAGGCCTTTTTCGCCGGAGATATCAAGAAGGCGCGGGAACTCCACTACAAGATGGCCCCGCTGGCCAGAGACCTCTTCGTCGAGGTAAACCCTGTGCCGGTAAAGGCCGCGCTTGGGATGATGGGCAGGATTGAGGATACCGTGCGCCTGCCCCTCTGCCAGCTTCGCGAGGAGAGCTTCAAAAAGCTGCGCAAGACCGTAGAGGCTTACGGCCTCGCCGGGGGCGCGAAGTGA
- a CDS encoding 4-hydroxy-tetrahydrodipicolinate reductase gives MIRVAVTGAGGRMGGLIAGLVRETPGMVLAGAVERPGHPAIGRDAGEVCGFCNVDVLVTGDVAEAMKNADVLIDFTSAEVSMKNIVTVAKLGKAIVVGSTGFTKEQKERVAALKDARIFLAANMSVGMNVLFKLVFEAAKLLGDDFDVEIVETHHRFKKDSPSGSAKRLAEAAAKALGRDETKDFVYGREGFPGERTKKEIGIHAVRAGDVVGDHTVIFGALGERLELTHKASSRETFARGALRAALWIPSQKPGVYEMMDLLGL, from the coding sequence GTGATCCGGGTAGCCGTCACCGGTGCGGGCGGGCGCATGGGCGGGCTTATCGCCGGGCTCGTGCGCGAGACCCCCGGAATGGTCCTCGCGGGAGCGGTGGAGAGGCCCGGTCACCCGGCGATAGGCAGGGACGCGGGCGAGGTCTGCGGCTTTTGCAACGTCGATGTTCTCGTTACCGGCGACGTGGCCGAGGCGATGAAAAACGCCGACGTGCTCATAGATTTCACCAGCGCCGAGGTCTCGATGAAGAACATCGTGACCGTGGCGAAGCTGGGCAAGGCCATCGTCGTAGGCTCCACCGGCTTCACGAAGGAGCAGAAGGAACGGGTAGCCGCTCTCAAGGACGCGAGGATATTTCTCGCGGCCAACATGAGCGTGGGTATGAACGTCCTCTTCAAGCTGGTCTTCGAGGCCGCGAAGCTGCTGGGCGACGATTTCGACGTGGAGATAGTCGAAACTCACCACCGCTTCAAGAAGGATTCCCCCTCCGGCTCCGCCAAAAGGCTGGCCGAGGCTGCCGCGAAGGCTCTGGGGCGCGACGAGACGAAGGATTTTGTCTACGGCAGGGAAGGTTTTCCCGGCGAGAGGACGAAAAAAGAAATTGGAATACACGCGGTGCGCGCCGGGGACGTCGTCGGCGACCACACGGTAATCTTCGGCGCTCTCGGAGAGCGTCTGGAACTTACGCACAAGGCTTCGAGCAGGGAGACCTTCGCGAGGGGCGCACTTCGCGCCGCCCTCTGGATTCCCTCCCAGAAGCCGGGCGTTTATGAAATGATGGATTTACTGGGCTTATAA
- a CDS encoding LL-diaminopimelate aminotransferase: MKFKLAHRVAQLPPYLFAEIDRAKNAVRERGVDIIDLGIGDPDMPTFDNIVRKLQEVAPNPAYHRYPSYQGLKVFRESVANWYGRRFGVKLDPATEVVSLIGSKEGIAHISLAFIDPGDVSLVPDPGYPVYNIGTIFAGGRSYFMPLREDNGYLPDLEAIPEDVRQKAKIMFINYPNNPTSAVADKPFYERVVAFAKKYDIIVCSDNAYSEIYFGDNRPCSFLEVPGAKEVGIEFHSLSKTYNMTGWRIGFAVGNAEVIAGLGKIKTNVDSGLFEAIQIAGIEALEGDQGPQEELRNIYKRRRDVLVKGLREAGFKVRAPEATLYVWFPVPNGMTSANFCKELLDKTGVVATPGNGFGQAGEGYARMTLCLPEERLLEAVDRLVKAKLV; this comes from the coding sequence ATGAAATTCAAGCTTGCTCACCGGGTGGCGCAGTTGCCGCCCTATCTTTTCGCGGAAATCGACCGGGCCAAGAACGCCGTCAGGGAGCGCGGGGTGGACATAATCGACCTCGGCATAGGCGACCCGGACATGCCCACCTTCGACAACATCGTGCGCAAGCTCCAGGAAGTGGCGCCCAATCCGGCCTACCACCGCTACCCCTCCTATCAGGGGCTTAAGGTGTTCCGCGAATCGGTCGCCAACTGGTACGGCAGAAGGTTCGGCGTAAAACTCGATCCCGCCACCGAGGTCGTAAGCCTCATCGGCTCCAAGGAAGGCATAGCCCACATCAGCCTCGCCTTTATCGATCCGGGCGACGTAAGCCTCGTTCCCGACCCCGGCTACCCGGTCTACAACATCGGCACCATCTTCGCCGGCGGACGCTCCTACTTCATGCCCCTCAGGGAGGATAACGGCTATCTGCCCGATCTGGAAGCGATACCCGAGGACGTTCGCCAGAAGGCGAAGATAATGTTCATAAACTACCCCAACAACCCCACCTCGGCGGTTGCGGACAAACCCTTTTACGAGAGGGTCGTCGCCTTCGCGAAGAAATACGACATCATCGTCTGCAGCGACAACGCCTACTCGGAAATATATTTCGGCGACAATCGCCCCTGCAGCTTCCTGGAGGTACCGGGAGCGAAGGAGGTCGGGATAGAGTTTCACAGCCTCTCCAAGACCTACAACATGACCGGCTGGCGCATAGGTTTCGCCGTCGGCAACGCCGAGGTGATCGCGGGTCTCGGCAAGATAAAGACCAACGTCGATTCGGGCCTCTTCGAGGCTATTCAGATTGCGGGCATCGAGGCGCTCGAAGGCGATCAGGGGCCGCAGGAAGAGCTGCGCAACATCTACAAGAGGCGCAGGGACGTGCTGGTCAAGGGTCTTCGCGAGGCCGGTTTCAAGGTGCGCGCGCCCGAGGCTACCCTCTACGTCTGGTTCCCCGTTCCGAACGGCATGACCTCGGCCAATTTCTGCAAGGAACTGCTCGACAAGACCGGTGTGGTCGCGACTCCCGGAAACGGCTTCGGTCAGGCCGGGGAAGGCTACGCGAGAATGACCCTCTGCCTTCCCGAGGAGCGCCTTCTCGAAGCGGTGGACCGCCTGGTCAAGGCGAAACTGGTATAG
- the folK gene encoding 2-amino-4-hydroxy-6-hydroxymethyldihydropteridine diphosphokinase — MTSLVHVAIGGNIGDVPGTLSRAVRALDEAEGIRVRAVSPLFETAPVGGPEGQPAFLNGALTLETSLPPGELLHVLMEVEKSLGRVREVADGPRTVDLDILLWGERVIREEALEIPHPRMHLRSFVLVPLAKIAPEAVHPVLKKSVAKLLAGLGEIEGVKPFGEKFDPLGGSGK; from the coding sequence CTGACATCCCTCGTCCACGTCGCCATCGGGGGAAACATAGGGGATGTCCCCGGGACCCTTTCGCGGGCGGTGCGCGCGCTCGACGAGGCCGAAGGGATAAGGGTCAGGGCGGTAAGCCCCCTTTTCGAGACCGCCCCCGTCGGCGGCCCCGAGGGGCAGCCCGCCTTTCTTAACGGGGCTCTGACGCTCGAAACTTCGCTGCCTCCCGGCGAACTCCTCCATGTGCTTATGGAGGTGGAGAAGAGTCTTGGCAGGGTGCGGGAGGTCGCTGACGGCCCCCGGACGGTAGACCTCGACATCCTCCTTTGGGGAGAGCGGGTGATAAGGGAAGAGGCACTTGAAATCCCCCACCCGAGGATGCATTTAAGATCCTTCGTCCTCGTCCCCCTCGCGAAGATAGCTCCCGAGGCGGTCCATCCGGTGTTGAAAAAGAGCGTCGCAAAGTTGCTCGCCGGACTTGGCGAGATAGAAGGGGTAAAACCTTTCGGCGAAAAGTTCGACCCCCTTGGCGGGTCAGGCAAATGA